From the genome of Mycoplasma anserisalpingitidis, one region includes:
- a CDS encoding alpha-ketoacid dehydrogenase subunit beta produces MADKLILNNIQALTHAMDLAMENDPKVVVFGEDAGFEGGVFRATEGLQKKYGDKRVFDTPISEAAIAGVAFGAALTGMKPIGEIQFSGFSYPAMQQIFTQAARIRNRSRGRFTCPMVIRMPMGGGIRALEHHSEALEAIYAHVPGVKVVMPAFPYDTKGLLLAAINDPDPVVFLEPKKIYRAGKQEIPAGMYQVEIGKANVLIPGNDLTIVTYGAQVHDCLNAIKKLNEQKAGYSIELIDLRTIKPWDKETVINSVKKTGRLLVVHEAVKSFSVSAEIMASVNEKAFEFLKAPMARVTGYDITVPLAKGEGFHAINDDKIIEKVKELMTFKF; encoded by the coding sequence ATGGCAGATAAATTAATATTAAATAATATCCAAGCTTTAACTCATGCAATGGATCTTGCTATGGAAAATGATCCTAAGGTTGTTGTTTTTGGTGAAGATGCTGGTTTTGAAGGTGGAGTTTTCAGAGCTACTGAAGGTCTTCAAAAGAAATATGGTGATAAAAGAGTATTTGATACACCTATTTCTGAAGCAGCTATTGCTGGGGTAGCTTTTGGAGCAGCATTAACAGGTATGAAACCTATTGGTGAAATTCAATTCTCAGGTTTCTCATATCCAGCTATGCAACAAATTTTCACACAAGCTGCTAGAATTAGAAACCGTTCAAGAGGAAGATTTACATGTCCTATGGTTATTAGAATGCCTATGGGTGGAGGAATTAGAGCTCTTGAACACCACTCTGAAGCTCTTGAAGCTATTTACGCTCATGTACCAGGAGTAAAAGTGGTAATGCCTGCCTTTCCTTATGATACTAAAGGATTATTACTTGCTGCGATTAATGATCCAGATCCTGTTGTATTCTTAGAACCTAAGAAAATTTACCGTGCTGGAAAACAAGAAATTCCTGCTGGAATGTACCAAGTTGAAATTGGTAAAGCTAATGTTTTAATTCCAGGTAATGATCTTACAATTGTTACTTATGGTGCTCAAGTTCATGATTGTTTAAATGCTATTAAGAAACTTAACGAACAAAAAGCTGGTTATTCAATTGAACTCATTGACTTAAGAACAATTAAACCTTGAGATAAAGAAACTGTTATTAACTCAGTTAAGAAAACTGGACGTTTATTAGTTGTACATGAAGCTGTTAAGTCATTCTCAGTATCAGCTGAAATTATGGCTAGTGTAAATGAAAAAGCATTTGAATTCCTTAAAGCTCCTATGGCTAGAGTTACTGGATATGATATCACAGTTCCCCTAGCTAAAGGTGAAGGGTTCCACGCAATCAATGATGACAAAATTATTGAAAAAGTTAAAGAATTGATGACATTCAAATTTTAG
- a CDS encoding 2-oxo acid dehydrogenase subunit E2 produces MTVKSTPIARALAAKMGINIEEVKGSGIGGRILMDDIKNFKTAPAAAVSQPAQAPAVPTTPIKPTFEAHSEPVSPMRKAIAKAMTNSWDNVAYTNLVHKVDMTRLWNLRASIKDLVFEKENVKLTFLPYIVKAVAIALKEFPKFAAKYNEKENTLDYPGSVNVGIAVDTEAGLMVPVINDANRLSILDITSEVTRLASAARKRTIKPNEMKGAGFTITNYGSVGSLFGVPVINYPELAICGVGAIIDEPVIQNGQIVPGKVMYVTVAADHRWIDGAEVGRFASRVKELLEKPEVLGVY; encoded by the coding sequence ATGACTGTTAAATCAACACCTATTGCTAGAGCTCTTGCTGCTAAAATGGGTATTAATATAGAAGAAGTAAAAGGAAGTGGAATTGGTGGAAGAATTTTAATGGATGACATTAAAAACTTCAAGACCGCACCAGCTGCTGCAGTTTCTCAACCTGCTCAAGCACCAGCTGTCCCAACCACTCCAATCAAACCAACATTTGAAGCTCATTCAGAACCAGTTTCACCAATGAGAAAGGCTATTGCTAAAGCAATGACAAACTCATGAGATAATGTTGCTTATACAAACTTAGTGCACAAAGTTGATATGACTAGATTGTGAAACTTACGAGCTTCAATTAAAGATTTAGTTTTTGAAAAAGAAAATGTTAAATTAACTTTCTTACCTTATATTGTTAAAGCAGTTGCTATTGCACTTAAAGAATTCCCTAAATTCGCTGCTAAATACAATGAAAAAGAAAATACATTAGATTATCCAGGTTCAGTAAATGTTGGTATTGCTGTTGATACTGAAGCTGGATTAATGGTACCTGTAATTAATGATGCTAATAGATTAAGTATTCTTGATATTACTTCTGAAGTTACAAGATTAGCTTCAGCTGCTAGAAAAAGAACAATTAAACCTAATGAAATGAAAGGTGCAGGATTCACAATTACAAACTACGGTTCAGTAGGTTCATTATTTGGAGTTCCAGTTATTAACTATCCAGAATTAGCTATTTGTGGGGTTGGTGCAATTATTGATGAACCAGTAATTCAAAATGGACAAATTGTACCTGGAAAAGTTATGTATGTTACTGTAGCTGCTGACCACCGTTGAATCGATGGTGCTGAAGTTGGACGTTTTGCATCTAGAGTAAAAGAATTACTTGAAAAACCAGAAGTGTTAGGAGTATATTAA
- the lpdA gene encoding dihydrolipoyl dehydrogenase yields the protein MYKFKFADIGEGLHEGVVAEIFFKEGDSVKEGDSLFSVETDKVTSDIPSPVSGTIKKIMMNKGDTIHVGQEIFLIDDGSGDSAEVVEEKSAQSSATSSNDSNTFYTFKFADIGEGLHEGVVAEIFFKEGDSVKEGDSLFSVETDKVTSDIPSPVSGTIKKIMMNKGDTIHVGQDIFLIDDGKVHNNASVETKADNEGGASVVGEVTVDNSLIDFSSFSQPSAPVSEVKKEEKVESEAQLEEGKVYNGAIEEEFDVIVVGSGPGGYLAAEEAGKSGLKTLIVEKWAWGGVCLNTGCIPTKALLKSTEMIHEVKTASKYGLVANFDKIKFDEEKTWKEMHLRKEGVVNKVSGSVRNLMLGSKCKILEAEAKFVGAREIEVNGKVYRAKNLILATGSRPKKLDMIPGFKEGYEQGKIVTSREAINYKEKLPKSLVIIGGGVIGVEFAQVFSLSGTKVTLLQNTDRLLPGSDAEVGKAAAKALKDMGVEVLFNVQTNKFENGKLYYTLDSKEVAVEAELILTATGRAPVSEGLAEVGIKLGKINEVLVDKHQRTNVKGVYAIGDVTAQNMLAHVAYAHALVAVQHILGNKEKSTYHGKAVPGCIYITPEISFIGMTEEEAKKAGRNVFSSKYLFEYLGKGIATVQTEGFVKLVVDKEFGEILGASIVGANSTDYIAEIALAMEQEVTVHELAHTIHPHPTFNEIVWEAARSAALKLDKENAKK from the coding sequence ATGTATAAATTTAAATTTGCAGATATTGGTGAAGGTTTACATGAAGGAGTTGTTGCTGAAATCTTCTTCAAAGAAGGTGATTCAGTTAAAGAAGGTGACTCACTTTTCTCAGTAGAAACAGATAAAGTAACTTCAGACATTCCTTCTCCAGTTAGTGGAACAATTAAAAAAATTATGATGAACAAAGGTGACACAATTCACGTTGGTCAAGAAATCTTCTTAATTGATGATGGTTCAGGTGATAGTGCTGAAGTTGTTGAAGAAAAATCAGCTCAAAGTAGTGCAACTTCATCAAATGATTCAAACACATTTTACACATTTAAATTTGCAGATATTGGTGAAGGTTTACATGAAGGAGTTGTTGCTGAAATCTTCTTCAAAGAAGGTGATTCAGTTAAAGAAGGTGACTCTCTTTTCTCAGTAGAAACAGATAAAGTAACTTCAGACATTCCTTCTCCAGTTAGTGGAACAATTAAAAAAATTATGATGAACAAAGGTGACACAATTCACGTTGGTCAAGATATTTTCTTAATTGACGATGGTAAGGTTCATAATAATGCATCTGTTGAAACTAAAGCTGACAATGAGGGTGGAGCTAGTGTTGTTGGAGAAGTTACAGTTGACAATAGTTTAATTGACTTTTCAAGTTTTTCACAACCAAGTGCACCAGTTTCAGAAGTTAAAAAAGAAGAAAAAGTCGAATCAGAAGCTCAATTAGAAGAAGGTAAAGTATATAATGGTGCTATCGAAGAAGAATTCGATGTTATTGTTGTAGGTTCAGGTCCTGGTGGATATTTAGCAGCTGAGGAAGCTGGTAAATCAGGACTTAAAACTTTAATTGTTGAAAAATGAGCATGAGGTGGAGTTTGTTTAAATACTGGATGTATTCCAACAAAAGCATTATTAAAATCTACTGAAATGATTCATGAAGTTAAAACAGCTTCAAAATATGGTTTAGTTGCTAACTTTGACAAAATTAAATTTGATGAAGAAAAAACATGAAAAGAAATGCACCTTAGAAAAGAAGGTGTTGTAAATAAAGTTTCTGGAAGTGTTAGAAACTTAATGCTTGGTTCAAAATGTAAAATTTTAGAAGCTGAAGCTAAATTCGTTGGAGCTCGTGAAATTGAAGTAAACGGAAAAGTTTATAGAGCTAAAAATTTAATTTTAGCAACTGGTTCAAGACCTAAAAAACTCGATATGATTCCAGGTTTCAAAGAAGGATATGAACAAGGTAAAATTGTTACTTCACGTGAAGCAATTAATTATAAAGAAAAATTACCTAAATCTCTTGTAATTATCGGTGGTGGAGTAATTGGTGTTGAATTTGCTCAAGTATTTTCATTAAGTGGAACTAAAGTTACATTATTGCAAAATACAGATAGATTACTTCCAGGTTCAGATGCTGAGGTTGGTAAAGCAGCTGCTAAAGCATTAAAAGACATGGGAGTTGAAGTATTATTCAACGTTCAAACTAATAAATTTGAAAATGGTAAATTATATTACACATTAGATTCTAAAGAGGTTGCTGTTGAAGCTGAATTAATTTTAACAGCTACAGGTAGAGCACCAGTCTCTGAAGGTCTTGCTGAAGTTGGAATTAAATTAGGAAAAATTAATGAAGTTCTTGTTGACAAACACCAAAGAACAAATGTTAAAGGTGTTTATGCAATCGGTGATGTGACAGCTCAAAACATGTTGGCTCACGTTGCTTATGCACATGCTCTTGTAGCTGTTCAACATATTTTAGGAAACAAAGAAAAATCTACATACCATGGAAAAGCAGTACCTGGATGTATTTATATAACTCCTGAAATTTCATTTATTGGTATGACTGAAGAAGAAGCTAAAAAAGCTGGAAGAAATGTATTCAGTTCAAAATACTTATTTGAATATTTAGGTAAAGGAATTGCTACAGTTCAAACTGAAGGATTTGTAAAATTAGTTGTAGATAAAGAATTCGGTGAAATTCTTGGTGCAAGTATTGTTGGTGCAAACTCAACTGATTATATTGCAGAAATTGCTTTAGCAATGGAACAAGAAGTTACAGTTCACGAATTAGCTCACACTATTCATCCACACCCAACATTCAATGAAATTGTTTGAGAAGCAGCTCGTAGTGCAGCTCTAAAATTAGATAAAGAAAATGCTAAAAAATAA
- a CDS encoding DeoR/GlpR family DNA-binding transcription regulator produces MLKKQRHEIIISEVNSKGVATLKELSKLMKVSESTVRQDVIELDQKNLIKRVHGGAYTRDNKALNLDIWLESREQLEQDAKMNIAQKALEFIKNKSLIFIDAGTTTNELAKLLPNSKICVVTNSFSVANTLRNKSEIEIILIGGNVKKTTSNVIGSLAIDNLSMFNFDAGFFGANGYEKNVGFTTPELQECLFKKAALNKSKEKFILLDESKLNMNYKFSFASNKDDLTLITNADKDDISFEKTIFV; encoded by the coding sequence ATGTTAAAGAAACAAAGACACGAAATAATAATAAGCGAAGTTAACTCTAAGGGTGTGGCAACATTAAAAGAGTTATCAAAATTAATGAAAGTTTCTGAATCTACAGTAAGACAAGATGTAATTGAACTTGACCAAAAAAATTTAATTAAAAGAGTTCATGGTGGTGCTTATACTAGAGATAATAAGGCTTTAAATTTGGATATTTGACTTGAATCAAGAGAGCAACTCGAGCAAGACGCAAAAATGAATATTGCGCAAAAAGCACTTGAGTTTATAAAAAACAAGAGTTTGATTTTCATTGATGCTGGTACTACCACAAATGAGTTAGCTAAACTTTTACCTAATTCTAAAATTTGTGTTGTAACTAATTCTTTCAGTGTAGCTAACACTCTAAGAAATAAAAGTGAAATCGAAATAATTTTAATTGGTGGTAATGTTAAAAAAACAACATCTAACGTAATTGGTTCTCTTGCAATTGATAATCTAAGTATGTTTAACTTTGATGCGGGTTTTTTTGGAGCTAATGGATATGAAAAAAATGTGGGTTTCACAACTCCAGAACTACAAGAATGTTTATTTAAGAAAGCTGCATTAAATAAAAGTAAAGAAAAATTTATTTTGCTAGACGAAAGTAAACTAAATATGAATTATAAATTTAGCTTTGCTTCAAATAAAGATGATCTAACTTTAATTACCAACGCTGATAAAGATGACATTTCTTTTGAAAAGACAATTTTTGTTTAA
- the pfkB gene encoding 1-phosphofructokinase, which produces MIYTVTLSPALDYQVRLSDNFKENEINRSIQENYQVGGKGINVSILLKNLNTKSIALGFVGGFVGEFVKSSLNDLNIEHKFVEVNGITRINVKINDKDSESAINANGPVISEDNLSSLYEMLLNLKDDDILVLSGNIPSSISNTIYENIFKLVSNKKIKVFLDTTKNYLLSCLKYNPFLIKPNLDELEEIFGTKLKSNEEIVEKASQLINLGARNVLVSLGVKGAILVTNDKKVYHEHTYKGNVENTVGAGDSMLAGFIYEYDKSRDFQSALSFSIACGAATAFNKGIATKNEIEKLIKGGKKWE; this is translated from the coding sequence ATGATTTATACAGTTACATTATCACCAGCACTAGATTATCAAGTTAGATTATCAGATAATTTCAAAGAAAACGAAATTAATAGATCGATACAAGAAAACTACCAAGTTGGTGGAAAAGGAATTAATGTATCTATATTATTAAAAAATTTAAACACTAAATCTATTGCTTTAGGTTTTGTTGGTGGTTTTGTTGGAGAATTTGTTAAGTCTAGTTTAAATGATTTAAACATAGAACACAAATTTGTCGAAGTGAATGGAATCACTAGAATTAATGTAAAAATCAATGATAAAGATAGTGAAAGTGCTATTAATGCAAATGGTCCAGTTATTAGTGAGGACAACCTAAGCAGTTTATATGAAATGCTTTTGAATTTAAAAGATGACGATATTTTAGTTTTATCAGGTAATATACCAAGTTCAATTAGTAATACTATTTATGAAAATATCTTTAAGTTAGTTTCAAATAAAAAAATTAAAGTATTCTTAGATACTACTAAAAACTATTTATTATCTTGTCTAAAATACAATCCATTTCTCATTAAACCTAATTTAGACGAACTTGAAGAAATATTTGGAACTAAATTAAAAAGTAATGAAGAAATTGTAGAAAAAGCGAGTCAATTAATTAACTTAGGTGCTAGAAATGTTTTAGTTTCCTTAGGTGTTAAAGGTGCAATCTTAGTTACAAATGATAAAAAAGTTTATCATGAACACACATATAAAGGAAATGTAGAAAACACTGTTGGTGCAGGAGATAGTATGCTTGCTGGATTTATCTATGAATATGATAAATCAAGAGACTTTCAAAGTGCGTTATCTTTCTCAATTGCTTGTGGTGCAGCTACAGCATTTAATAAAGGTATCGCCACAAAAAACGAAATTGAAAAACTCATTAAAGGAGGTAAAAAATGAGAATAA
- a CDS encoding PTS fructose transporter subunit IIABC: MRIKDLLSESTINVLSKAQNKSEVIDEAVNLLFKNDILTDKDAFAKAVWDREKQSTTGLGDGLAIPHGRGKFVKKPALATLVIKNGVDYESLDGQDVKLVFLIAAPETKGEENLHLEVLAKLSKMLLDKEFINKLVNSKSAKELLNLIEVKEDEINAREVAQVNSDKVFLVGITSCPTGIAHTYMAQEALENAAKKLNVDIKIETQGSGGAKNILTDSEIEKAAGVIIAADTNVELDRFVGKKLLQASVTQGIKEPENLINKVLNENVEIYSPKGVEKKTTQATKPTFIQTVYKHVMSGVSHMLPFVIGGGILIALSFLIDSFYGTEAVGQNFGSYSVLAKFFMDSGQFAFGFMLAVLAGYIAYSIAGRPGLAVGMAAGAIAASSSFMVSQTGSNAGFLGALIGGFLAGYVVVLLGKAFTWLPKSMDGIKPMLIYPLLGLLIVALIMFFVVNTPLAYLNKYINLGLEYIVGKNASISIGFKIGVGALLAGMMAVDMGGPINKVAYTIGVASLDPAGINQPWIMAAVMVGGMVPPLLIALAADLFPQKFTKKERNDSKINYLMGISFITEGAIPYAAADPLRVILSSIIASAIAGALSAGLGASIPAPHGGVFVFIVAQKWYWYIFSLVVGTVIGAFVLGALKRNVENPELGKWKGIPIGNGISFKINARKAKR; this comes from the coding sequence ATGAGAATAAAAGATCTCTTATCAGAATCGACAATTAATGTTCTTTCTAAAGCTCAGAATAAATCTGAAGTAATCGATGAAGCTGTTAATTTATTATTCAAAAATGATATTTTAACTGATAAAGATGCTTTTGCTAAAGCTGTTTGGGACAGAGAAAAGCAATCTACAACTGGTCTTGGTGATGGTTTAGCAATTCCTCACGGTAGAGGAAAATTCGTTAAAAAACCTGCATTAGCAACTTTAGTAATTAAAAATGGTGTGGATTATGAATCACTAGATGGACAAGATGTTAAATTAGTATTTTTAATTGCAGCACCAGAAACTAAAGGTGAAGAAAACTTACATTTAGAAGTACTTGCAAAATTAAGTAAAATGCTTTTAGATAAAGAGTTTATTAATAAATTAGTAAATTCTAAATCAGCAAAAGAATTACTTAACTTAATTGAAGTTAAAGAAGATGAAATCAATGCTAGAGAAGTAGCACAAGTAAATTCAGATAAAGTATTTTTAGTTGGAATTACTTCTTGTCCAACTGGTATAGCACATACATATATGGCTCAAGAAGCATTAGAAAATGCAGCAAAAAAACTAAATGTTGATATTAAAATTGAAACACAAGGTTCAGGCGGAGCTAAAAATATTTTAACTGATTCTGAAATTGAAAAAGCAGCTGGGGTAATTATTGCAGCTGATACTAACGTAGAATTAGATCGCTTTGTTGGTAAAAAACTTTTACAAGCTTCTGTTACTCAGGGAATTAAAGAACCTGAAAACTTAATTAATAAGGTATTGAACGAAAATGTAGAAATTTATTCACCTAAAGGTGTTGAGAAAAAAACAACTCAAGCAACTAAACCTACATTTATTCAAACTGTTTATAAACATGTAATGAGTGGTGTTTCACATATGCTTCCATTCGTTATTGGTGGTGGAATTTTAATTGCATTATCATTCCTTATTGACTCTTTCTATGGAACTGAAGCTGTTGGTCAAAATTTCGGTTCATACTCAGTTTTAGCTAAATTCTTTATGGATTCAGGACAATTTGCTTTTGGATTCATGTTAGCAGTTTTAGCTGGATATATAGCTTACTCAATTGCTGGTCGTCCTGGTTTAGCAGTTGGTATGGCAGCTGGAGCTATAGCAGCAAGTTCAAGCTTTATGGTTTCTCAAACTGGTTCAAATGCTGGATTCCTTGGTGCCTTAATTGGAGGATTCTTAGCAGGTTATGTAGTAGTTTTACTTGGTAAAGCCTTTACTTGACTTCCTAAATCAATGGATGGAATCAAACCTATGCTTATCTATCCATTATTAGGACTATTAATTGTTGCTCTTATTATGTTCTTTGTTGTTAATACACCATTAGCTTACTTAAATAAATACATTAATTTAGGTCTTGAATACATCGTTGGTAAAAATGCAAGTATATCAATTGGATTTAAAATTGGTGTTGGCGCTTTACTTGCTGGTATGATGGCGGTTGATATGGGTGGTCCAATCAACAAAGTTGCTTACACTATCGGTGTAGCATCATTAGATCCAGCTGGAATTAATCAACCATGAATTATGGCAGCTGTTATGGTTGGTGGTATGGTTCCTCCTCTTCTTATTGCTTTAGCAGCAGATTTATTCCCACAAAAATTCACTAAAAAAGAAAGAAATGATTCAAAAATCAACTATTTAATGGGAATTTCATTTATTACTGAAGGTGCAATTCCTTATGCAGCAGCTGATCCACTTAGAGTTATCCTTTCATCAATTATTGCTTCAGCTATTGCAGGTGCTTTATCAGCAGGTTTAGGAGCATCAATTCCTGCTCCTCACGGGGGGGTATTCGTATTTATCGTTGCTCAAAAATGATACTGATACATCTTCTCACTTGTTGTTGGTACTGTTATTGGTGCTTTTGTTCTTGGGGCACTCAAGAGAAATGTTGAAAACCCAGAACTTGGAAAATGAAAAGGAATTCCTATTGGAAATGGAATTTCATTCAAAATTAACGCTAGAAAAGCGAAAAGATAG
- a CDS encoding sigma factor-like helix-turn-helix DNA-binding protein, whose product MSKEIIIDENEYYVSLYEKYKNFLTQTQSQNFYLYYFEDLSYAEIAKISATTRAAAQDSIKKAKIKLKKIHESIDE is encoded by the coding sequence ATGAGTAAAGAAATAATTATTGATGAAAATGAGTATTATGTAAGTCTCTATGAAAAATATAAGAATTTTTTAACTCAAACTCAAAGTCAAAATTTCTATTTATATTACTTCGAAGATCTTTCGTATGCTGAGATTGCTAAAATAAGTGCTACAACTAGAGCAGCTGCACAAGATTCAATCAAAAAAGCTAAAATAAAACTAAAAAAAATACATGAAAGTATTGATGAATAG
- the ftsY gene encoding signal recognition particle-docking protein FtsY, with translation MKLFKKLKDFFSKDQTKEQLEKISHYDKGLANTSSFGAKIRELQNKHVKIDEEYFEELEEILIMSDINYNLVDQIIELIKGEVKANKITDPKLIGEIVADGIFKAYTNNTIVNTNLNVKDDRLNVFIMVGVNGSGKTTSIAKLANKFKNEGKKVLIAAADTFRAAAVEQLSEWAKRVDVDIIKPDKPNQDPSSVVYKAMDYAKNNNYDLLIIDTAGRLQNKVNLMNELNKMVGVIKKFQNDAPHESLLVMDATTGQNGLSQAKVFKEVSNLTGIILTKLDGTSKGGIILSIKNEFDLNVKYVGMGEKLDDLQEFDLELFIYEMTKELINE, from the coding sequence ATGAAACTTTTTAAAAAATTAAAAGATTTCTTTAGTAAAGATCAAACTAAAGAACAACTTGAAAAAATATCACATTATGATAAAGGTTTAGCTAACACTAGTTCTTTTGGTGCTAAAATTCGTGAATTGCAAAATAAACACGTAAAAATTGATGAAGAGTATTTTGAAGAACTTGAAGAAATTTTGATAATGTCGGATATTAACTACAATTTAGTAGACCAAATTATTGAATTAATTAAAGGTGAAGTTAAAGCTAATAAAATCACTGACCCTAAATTAATTGGTGAGATTGTAGCTGATGGTATTTTTAAGGCTTATACAAATAACACAATTGTTAATACTAATTTAAATGTTAAAGATGATCGTTTAAATGTTTTTATTATGGTTGGTGTAAATGGTTCAGGTAAAACAACAAGTATTGCTAAATTAGCAAATAAATTTAAAAATGAAGGCAAGAAAGTTTTAATTGCAGCTGCTGATACTTTTAGAGCTGCAGCAGTTGAACAACTCAGTGAATGAGCCAAAAGAGTGGATGTTGACATTATAAAACCTGATAAACCAAATCAAGATCCTTCTTCAGTAGTTTATAAAGCAATGGATTATGCAAAAAATAATAATTATGACTTGTTAATTATTGATACTGCTGGAAGACTACAAAATAAAGTTAATTTAATGAATGAGTTAAATAAAATGGTAGGGGTTATTAAAAAATTTCAAAATGATGCTCCACATGAGTCACTTTTAGTTATGGACGCAACTACTGGTCAAAATGGTTTAAGTCAAGCCAAAGTATTCAAAGAGGTATCTAATTTAACTGGAATTATTTTGACTAAATTAGATGGAACAAGTAAGGGCGGAATAATTCTTTCAATCAAAAATGAATTTGATTTAAATGTTAAATATGTTGGTATGGGAGAAAAACTTGACGATTTACAAGAATTTGACCTTGAATTATTCATTTACGAAATGACTAAGGAATTAATTAATGAGTAA
- the cmk gene encoding (d)CMP kinase has product MKKVNVAIDGPSGAGKSSVSKEISNLLSYTPINSGSLYRAIALNALRLGVDLVDKSAVLNTLVEGMIELKEDESVYLNGENVSTQIRAEHVSKAAAVVAKYQEVRNFVVDYVQKMTKTNKGFIVDGRDTTFKLMPHAEVKIFLWAEPEERAKRRCDQNLSLGYSSNYEEVLYDVKMRDAQDMNREVDPLHKTEDAILVDCTDMTFDEVVQHIINIIKDKAEELDA; this is encoded by the coding sequence ATGAAGAAAGTTAATGTTGCTATTGATGGACCAAGTGGAGCTGGTAAAAGTAGTGTAAGTAAAGAGATTTCTAATTTATTATCTTACACTCCAATAAATAGCGGAAGTCTTTATCGTGCTATTGCTCTTAATGCTTTAAGATTAGGAGTTGATTTAGTTGACAAATCTGCAGTACTGAACACTTTAGTTGAAGGTATGATTGAACTAAAAGAAGACGAAAGTGTTTATTTAAATGGTGAAAATGTTTCAACTCAAATTAGAGCTGAACATGTTTCTAAAGCTGCTGCTGTAGTTGCTAAGTATCAAGAAGTAAGAAATTTTGTTGTGGATTATGTTCAAAAAATGACTAAAACCAATAAAGGTTTTATTGTTGATGGTCGCGATACAACATTTAAATTAATGCCACATGCTGAAGTTAAAATTTTCTTATGAGCAGAACCAGAAGAAAGAGCAAAACGTAGATGTGACCAAAATCTGTCACTTGGTTATAGTAGTAATTATGAAGAAGTACTTTATGATGTTAAAATGCGTGATGCTCAAGATATGAATCGTGAAGTCGATCCATTACATAAAACAGAAGATGCAATTTTAGTTGATTGTACCGATATGACTTTTGATGAAGTTGTTCAACATATTATAAATATAATAAAAGATAAAGCTGAGGAATTAGATGCGTAA